A stretch of the Rosa rugosa chromosome 5, drRosRugo1.1, whole genome shotgun sequence genome encodes the following:
- the LOC133712900 gene encoding protein SHORT ROOT IN SALT MEDIUM 1: MYTSRGNNAYGQQSYAGQSAYGQNLGPGYPANSVGGPDGNAQLPMVSRHSAMLGGSEEVDANAYRPLPAAAAHYGGQYSSLYGSAALSTAPQAPPIGAKGSGPSVLESRGGYASAKQDSPKFSSGDYIPSSSHAQLYGEKGPDYPAIDRRQFGRQSAYMGRDLQSEPTSRFADSVGFGPQHQAEIYDRIDKAVLLRQEQLLKAHSLQSASLEGSARQADYLAARGASSRHPTQELTSFGGRMDGDPRSLSMLSGSSYGEQPAPSILGAAPRRNADDLLYSQNSSNPGYGVSLPPGRDYGSGKGLHVPSLESDYPISLSHGGHPRIDERKDDRASYLQEFELREEARRRDRLRERERDREREKEWERERERERERERERERGILERRLKERERDRKRALDTRRERTPPRVSRDRRGSSLVKEGRSLRRDSPHHEAAHRRHSPVKDKRREYVCKAYSSSLIDVERDYLSMDKRYPRLFIPSEFCKAVVNWPRENLQLSIRTPVSFEHDFVEEEGAVVMKEPTTKIFAEEPAKSGGGNIVWNVKIILMSGISKNALEELSSERSSDDRIPHICNIIRFAILKKDRSFMTIGGPWNSTDGGDPSVDDSSLIQTAIRYGKDVAKLDLQNCKNWNRFLEIHYDRIGKDGFFSHKEITVIFVPDLSECLPSLDAWRDQWLAHKKAVAERERQLSLRKERSREKEMLKDKEIESSKQKRTDKEEKKKESASTGEAKEVKNKGQDGSNSNGSASEGKGDMNDKKIEKKDDSGGEKSSETRSNEENKEQVEAAEIQTPRSAKSGKKKIVRRVVKQKVVGKLASDSTTKQPDNVGEKSNTEGAKENPETPGEEESSADPTATKTFKRKRLVKKVLVVKAAQNEDNIDTKVKVGQETGCTEEKAEPSSGPAMQDTNAKTVVKKKIIKKVAKRKVADVELSKAIDDDEKNVVGDETESTQKKTAGVEKPASELTESGSKVVSKTKGSKTEVSEKQNDVVSSIKPETKDVKEDKKDEKRTGDKSGSVTKAERSKSKDAEKSKDEKDKKERDGKAESRAKSNREVKETRKPEEPPRHPGLILQTKFSKESKLRSSSLSLDLLLDYTDKDIEESTFELSVFAETFYEMLQHQMGCRLLTFLQKLRIKFVTKRNQRKRQREEENVEKANDENSSAKRPKTDELPVKDQPAKSSETLSATQPDVVKQEEEKAITISKESSSVDHVDEVKMEQVTDDEEDPEEDPEEYEPMEDGRAQHDSNENIEEEGKSNVNAVPGNEKDEVNVKEEKDVKAEETKAKPEADACQKKEEKVDTDKKETPRAKEVVDKELLQAFRFFDRNQVGHIRVEDMRLIIHNLGKFLSHRDVKELVQSALIESNTARDDRILYKKLVRMIDI; this comes from the exons atgtatacGTCCAGAGGGAACAATGCGTATGGACAACAGTCATATGCTGGGCAATCTGCATATGGCCAAAAT TTGGGACCGGGATATCCTGCAAATTCTGTCGGAGGGCCCGATGGGAATGCGCAGCTTCCCATGGTTTCGCGGCATTCAGCAATGTTAGGGGGTTCAGAGGAAGTAGATGCCAACGCGTACAGACCACTTCCTGCAGCTGCAGCTCATTATGGGGGACAGTATAGCTCTCTCTACGGTTCAGCTGCTTTGAGCACTGCACCTCAG GCTCCACCCATTGGTGCCAAAGGTTCAGGACCATCGGTTTTGGAAAGTCGTGGCGGCTATGCTTCAGCTAAACAAGATTCGCCAAAATTTTCATCTGGGGACTATATCCCATCTTCAAGTCATGCACAACTGTATGGTGAAAAGGGTCCTGATTATCCAGCAATTGACAGAAGGCAGTTTGGTCGTCAGAGTGCTTATATGGGGAGGGACTTGCAAAGTGAACCAACCAGTCGATTTGCTGATTCTGTTGGTTTCGGTCCTCAGCATCAG GCTGAGATTTATGATCGCATTGATAAGGCGGTGCTGCTTCGGCAAGAACAGTTGCTGAAAGCTCACTCTCTGCAATCTGCTTCTCTTGAAGGGAGTGCAAG ACAAGCTGATTATCTTGCAGCAAGGGGTGCCTCTAGTCGTCATCCCACTCAAGAACTTACTTCTTTTGGAGGAAGAATGGATGGTGATCCTCGCAGTTTATCGATGCTTAGTGGTTCTTCATATGGGGAACAACCTGCTCCATCAATATTAGGGGCAGCTCCACGGAGAAATGCAGATGACCTCTTATATTCACAAAATTCTTCAAATCCTGGTTATGGAGTCAGCCTTCCTCCTGGGAGGGACTATGGCAGCGGAAAAGGGCTCCATGTCCCATCACTTGAGTCAGATTACCCAATTAGCTTGTCTCATGGTGGTCATCCAAGGATCGATGAACGCAAGGATGACAGGGCTAGCTATCTTCAAGAATTTGAACTAAGGGAGGAGGCACGGCGTCGAGATCGTttacgtgagagagagagggatagaGAAAGGGAGAAGGAATGGGAGCGCGAACGTGAACGCGAGCGAGAACGAGAAAGAGAGCGTGAAAGAGGCATTTTGGAGCGGCGGTTGAAGGAAAGAGAGCGAGATCGCAAGCGTGCACTTGACACCAGGCGGGAACGAACTCCACCAAGAGTCTCTAGGGATCGTCGCGGTTCGTCTTTGGTGAAGGAGGGGAGATCTTTACGACGGGATTCCCCACATCATGAAGCTGCGCATAG GCGTCATTCACCCGTTAAAGATAAGAGGAGAGAATATGTCTGCAAG GCTTACTCATCCAGCCTGATAGATGTAGAAAGGGATTATCTTTCAATGGATAAACGATATCCCAGGCTCTTTATACCCTCAGAATTCTGCAAG GCTGTGGTGAACTGGCCAAGGGAGAACCTTCAACTTTCTATCCGGACTCCTGTCAG TTTTGAGCATGATTTTGTGGAAGAAGAGGGTGCAGTTGTAATGAAAGAGCCAACAACTAAAATATTTGCTGAAGAACCTGCAAAATCAGGAGGTGGGAATATTGTGTGGAATGTGAAG ATTATCTTGATGAGTGGGATAAGCAAGAATGCTTTGGAGGAGCTGTCATCTGAAAGAAGTTCTGATGATCGCATACCCCATATCTGCAATATCATTAGGTTTGCCATTCTTAAAAAGGACCGCTCATTCATGACAATTGGTGGTCCATGGAATTCCACTGATGGTGGTGATCCATCAGTTGATGATAGCTCTTTAATTCAAACTGCAATAAG ATATGGAAAGGATGTTGCGAAACTTGATCTGCAGAACTGCAAGAACTGGAATCGTTTTCTTGAG ATACACTATGATAGAATTGGGAAAGATGGATTCTTTAGCCATAAAGAGATTACTGTCATATTTGTCCCAGATTTGTCTGAGTGTCTCCCTTCATTGGATGCATGGCGAGACCAATGGCTTGCTCACAAGAAAGCTGTTGCAGAAAGAGAGCGTCAGCTTTCTCTGAGAAAAGAG AGATCAAGGGAAAAGGAAATGCTCAAAG ATAAGGAGATTGAAtcctcaaaacaaaaaagaacagacaaagaagaaaaaaagaaagagtcTGCATCTACTGGAGAAGCAAAAGAAGTTAAGAACAAGGGACAAGATGGTAGTAATTCGAATGGGAGTGCATCTGAAGGAAAGGGTGATATGAATGATAAGAAGATTGAGAAAAAAGATGACAGTGGTGGTGAGAAAAGCAGTGAGACACGCAGCAATGAGGAAAATAAGGAACAGGTAGAAGCTGCTGAAATTCAGACACCTAGAAGTGCGAAGtctgggaagaagaagattgtaAGAAGGGTTGTCAAACAGAAGGTTGTAGGTAAGTTAGCCAGTGATAGTACAACCAAGCAACCTGACAATGTGGGTGAGAAGAGTAATACTGAAGGGGCAAAAGAAAATCCAGAGACTCCAGGTGAAGAGGAGTCTTCAGCTGATCCTACTGCGACCAAAACCTTTAAGAGAAAAAGACTTGTTAAAAAGGTTTTAGTGGTGAAGGCTGCTCAGAATGAAGATAATATAGACACAAAGGTGAAAGTTGGGCAGGAAACTGGCTGCACTGAGGAGAAAGCTGAACCAAGCAGTGGTCCAGCCATGCAAGATACTAATGCAAAAACTGTAGTcaagaagaaaataattaagAAGGTTGCTAAAAGAAAGGTTGCTGATGTGGAACTGAGCAAAGCGATTGATGACGATGAGAAAAATGTTGTCGGAGATGAAACAGAAAGTACACAGAAAAAAACAGCAGGTGTGGAAAAGCCAGCAAGTGAACTTACAGAATCAGGAAGTAAAGTGGTTTCTAAAACAAAGGGGTCAAAAACAGAAGTATCTGAAAAGCAAAATGATGTGGTCAGTTCAATTAAACCAGAGACAAAAGATGTTAAGGAGGATAAGAAAGATGAGAAGCGAACTGGTGACAAAAGTGGCTCTGTTACTAAAGCAGAGAGGAGCAAATCAAAAGATGCTGAAAAATCCAAAGATGAGAAAGACAAAAAGGAGAGAGATGGAAAAGCTGAGTCTAGGGCCAAATCAAATAGAGAAGTGAAAGAAACGAGAAAGCCTGAAGAACCACCTCGACACCCTGGATTAATTCTACAAACAAAATTCAGCAAGGAATCCAAA CTGCGTTCATCATCACTTTCACTTGATTTACTATTGGACTATACTGACAAGGATATCGAAGAATCAACATTTGAG CTTTCAGTATTTGCTGAAACATTCTATGAGATGCTCCAGCATCAAATGGGATGTCGTCTTCTAACATTTCTCCAG AAACTGCGAATAAAATTTGTGACAAAAAGAAACCAACGCAAGAGGCAacgagaagaagaaaatgttgAGAAAGCAAATGATGAAAACTCATCAGCAAAGCGCCCGAAGACGGATGAGCTCCCGGTGAAAGATCAGCCTGCTAAATCATCTGAAACTTTGAGTGCAACTCAGCCTGATGTCGTGAAACAGGAGGAAGAAAAAGCTATAACTATCTCCAAGGAGAGTAGTTCTGTTGATCATGTTGATGAGGTGAAAATGGAGCAGGTAACAGATGATGAGGAAGATCCAGAGGAAGATCCTGAAGAATATGAACCAATGGAGGATGGACGTGCTCAACATGACTCCAATGAAAATATTGAGGAAGAAGGGAAAAGCAATGTGAATGCTGTGCCTGGAAATGAGAAGGATGAAGTCAATGTTAAGGAAGAAAAGGACGTGAAGGCCGAAGAAACAAAGGCCAAACCAGAAGCAGATGCATGTCAGAAAAAAGAGGAGAAAGTTGATACAGACAAGAAAGAAACTCCCCGGGCAAAGGAGGTTGTTGACAAGGAACTACTACAG GCTTTTAGGTTCTTTGACAGGAATCAAGTCGGCCACATTAGG gTTGAAGATATGAGATTGATAATCCATAACTTGGGAAAGTTCCTCTCACACAGGGATGTCAAG GAACTCGTGCAGAGTGCATTAATAGAGAGCAACACAGCTAGGGATGACCGCATTCTTTACAAAAAGCTGGTGCGGATGATTGACATTTGA